The Fervidibacillus albus genome contains a region encoding:
- a CDS encoding DUF3427 domain-containing protein yields the protein MNKKGLFEELKIRNKQYPETNLIQYLSPKEYIEVLSLHTARKLSERFQQLAKENRYNEIIQLTEQITELFSEKEEELALPLSMITYSYSYNDLPTMENAFLSRLSLIHNQNHTIKNFFKTLKYELLTADAVDFMVSFIRMSGLQLLIRPLKELEKKGVPVRIITSTYLGITEIKALRKLLEFSNVEVRIVDTQNESFHTKAYLFHRSSELNTVIVGSSNLSQSALKNGHELNVKIPDASFIPVYHQTKKVFDALWNDEEIVCLNDAFLGSYEQLVNAQRQLEKLKINNKIAEANSTYKYKTVISPNKMQKKALMNLKNTRKNGNSKGVIIAATGTGKTYLSAFDVKEFNPKKLLFIAHREELLDNAIETFKQVIQKDYFYGKITGTVKQFEKPYIFSTVQSLQKNETLYRFSREEFDYIVVDEFHHVEAPTYRKVLDYFQPKFLLGLTATPERMDGRDVLALCEHNIVYEIRLRDALNADLLVPFHYFGVSDYTVDYSQIPMKNGFLQEDPLVQALKTNERTDFIIEMINTYGYDGEKMIALGFCTNIEHAEYMSAEFNKRGFNASYLTGEHRIEERKEMIRRLEDEEDPLQIIFTVNIFNEGIDIPKLNLILFLRPTESPTVFIQQLGRGLRKVKGKNFVTILDFIGNYQKSFVVPLALSGQINQKGFDKDSLRIAVSHEFADLPAGSYVDLDPITQKEIIEKIDSIRMNSVDMLKSLYQQFKNELGKSPEIMDFLHTNQSPSFTYFIYKYKTWVQTKEKMKDMNELDEKILNHPLMLEVLERIEGQFPIKWPYEIIILELAFLQKKVTTNDVVTQLQKRFMTTIQNEKHCSLIEHAMCRLSSPYKKQKWSFGVKKGDAFILNDDMLNLTGDAEFFRYLKERLEYGIIEYRRTYQPQRFLTNGEKLTLYQNYTRNDIIFLYQAGVKEGSWREGVHPAGNHYFLFVNLNKADHVEEHLKYKDYFIDQSHFHWQSQNKTSHESKVGQNYIHHKNKGIHIHLFVRKFDKMHGMTLPFMYLGEVDYVSSHGDKPMNINWRLHHPIPEDLFIDLIR from the coding sequence ATGAACAAAAAAGGTCTCTTTGAAGAATTAAAAATTCGGAACAAACAATATCCAGAAACTAATTTAATTCAATACCTATCACCTAAAGAATATATTGAAGTATTAAGTCTTCATACAGCAAGAAAATTAAGTGAACGATTTCAACAGTTGGCGAAAGAAAATCGTTATAATGAAATAATTCAGTTAACAGAGCAGATTACTGAACTTTTTTCTGAAAAAGAAGAAGAGTTAGCACTTCCGTTGTCGATGATTACTTATAGTTATTCTTATAATGACTTACCAACAATGGAGAATGCCTTTCTCTCTCGATTAAGTTTGATACATAACCAAAACCATACAATAAAAAATTTCTTTAAAACTTTAAAGTATGAACTATTGACTGCAGATGCAGTTGATTTTATGGTGAGTTTTATTCGAATGTCAGGTTTGCAACTACTTATTCGTCCATTGAAAGAGTTAGAGAAAAAAGGTGTTCCAGTACGGATTATTACATCAACATATCTTGGGATTACCGAAATAAAGGCACTAAGAAAGTTGTTAGAGTTTTCCAATGTAGAAGTGAGAATTGTCGATACACAAAATGAATCCTTTCATACAAAAGCTTATTTGTTTCATAGATCATCAGAATTAAACACTGTCATTGTAGGTTCTTCCAATCTATCACAATCAGCTTTGAAAAATGGACATGAATTAAATGTGAAAATTCCTGATGCTTCTTTCATACCAGTTTATCATCAAACAAAAAAAGTCTTTGATGCCCTATGGAACGACGAAGAAATTGTTTGTTTAAACGATGCGTTTCTTGGATCTTATGAACAATTAGTAAATGCACAACGTCAACTTGAAAAATTAAAAATTAACAATAAAATTGCTGAGGCAAATTCAACGTATAAATACAAAACTGTAATTTCACCAAATAAAATGCAAAAAAAAGCTTTAATGAATTTAAAGAATACGAGAAAAAATGGTAACAGCAAAGGAGTTATTATTGCAGCTACGGGTACTGGAAAGACGTATTTGTCTGCTTTTGATGTAAAGGAATTTAATCCAAAAAAACTATTGTTTATCGCACATCGTGAAGAATTGTTAGATAATGCAATTGAAACATTTAAACAGGTGATACAAAAAGATTATTTTTATGGAAAAATTACCGGGACCGTTAAACAATTTGAAAAGCCATATATCTTTAGTACAGTGCAATCTCTACAAAAGAATGAAACATTATATCGATTTTCAAGGGAAGAATTTGATTATATTGTTGTCGATGAGTTTCATCATGTTGAAGCCCCAACTTATCGAAAAGTGCTCGATTATTTCCAGCCAAAATTTTTATTAGGGTTAACTGCTACACCCGAAAGAATGGATGGTCGTGATGTATTAGCACTTTGTGAACATAATATTGTGTATGAAATTCGATTACGTGATGCATTAAATGCCGATTTACTAGTCCCTTTTCATTATTTTGGTGTATCTGACTATACGGTAGATTACAGTCAAATTCCTATGAAAAATGGATTTCTTCAGGAAGATCCCCTTGTCCAAGCATTAAAAACGAATGAACGGACAGATTTTATAATCGAGATGATTAATACTTATGGGTACGACGGAGAAAAAATGATTGCTTTAGGTTTTTGTACGAATATTGAGCATGCAGAATATATGAGTGCAGAATTTAATAAACGTGGCTTTAATGCGTCATATTTAACAGGTGAACATAGAATTGAAGAACGTAAAGAAATGATTCGACGTCTAGAGGATGAAGAGGACCCGTTACAAATCATATTTACAGTAAATATTTTTAATGAAGGTATTGACATTCCAAAACTGAATCTTATCCTATTTTTACGTCCAACGGAATCGCCCACTGTTTTTATTCAACAACTAGGGCGAGGACTTCGAAAAGTGAAGGGGAAAAATTTTGTTACCATTTTAGATTTTATCGGAAATTATCAAAAATCATTTGTTGTACCTCTAGCATTATCTGGACAGATTAATCAAAAAGGATTTGACAAGGATTCATTAAGAATTGCCGTTTCACATGAATTTGCCGATTTGCCTGCAGGTTCATACGTTGATTTAGATCCTATTACACAAAAAGAAATTATCGAAAAAATTGATTCCATTCGGATGAATTCTGTTGATATGCTCAAATCTCTTTATCAACAGTTTAAAAATGAACTTGGTAAATCACCGGAAATAATGGATTTTCTACATACAAATCAATCACCAAGTTTTACGTATTTCATCTATAAATATAAAACTTGGGTGCAAACAAAAGAAAAAATGAAAGACATGAATGAATTAGATGAAAAAATATTAAATCATCCACTGATGTTGGAAGTCCTTGAACGGATAGAAGGACAATTTCCAATTAAATGGCCATATGAGATTATTATTCTTGAACTGGCTTTTCTACAGAAAAAAGTAACAACTAATGATGTAGTAACGCAATTGCAAAAAAGATTTATGACAACCATTCAAAATGAAAAACACTGTTCGCTAATTGAACATGCAATGTGCAGATTATCAAGCCCATATAAAAAACAGAAGTGGAGTTTTGGAGTGAAGAAGGGTGACGCGTTTATATTAAATGATGATATGCTTAATCTTACAGGAGATGCTGAATTTTTTCGATATTTAAAAGAACGGTTAGAATATGGAATTATCGAATATAGAAGAACGTATCAACCTCAAAGGTTTTTAACAAATGGTGAAAAACTAACTCTTTACCAGAATTACACGCGAAATGACATTATCTTCTTATATCAAGCAGGTGTAAAGGAAGGTTCGTGGCGAGAGGGAGTCCATCCAGCAGGCAATCATTACTTTCTATTTGTAAACTTAAACAAAGCAGATCATGTTGAAGAACATTTAAAATACAAGGATTATTTTATCGACCAGTCCCATTTCCATTGGCAAAGTCAAAACAAAACATCTCATGAATCAAAAGTAGGTCAAAATTATATTCATCACAAAAATAAAGGAATCCACATTCATCTGTTTGTTCGAAAGTTTGATAAAATGCATGGGATGACATTGCCATTTATGTACCTTGGAGAAGTTGACTATGTATCTAGTCATGGAGACAAACCAATGAACATTAATTGGAGACTACATCATCCCATACCAGAGGACCTATTTATTGATCTTATCCGCTAA
- a CDS encoding helix-turn-helix domain-containing protein — MTLGEKLAKLRKEHHFTQEQLAQILGVSRQAVSKWESNLTYPETEYYSNLGNCIIVRWTIF, encoded by the coding sequence ATGACATTAGGTGAAAAATTAGCAAAATTACGTAAAGAACATCATTTTACACAAGAACAATTAGCGCAGATTCTCGGTGTATCTCGGCAAGCAGTAAGCAAATGGGAAAGTAATCTAACCTATCCAGAAACAGAATATTACTCAAACTTGGGGAACTGTATCATTGTTCGATGGACTATCTTTTAA
- a CDS encoding DUF6884 domain-containing protein, translated as MKIALIPCTSRKIDSYPAVDGYSEIRSFQLAYTYAKLVADQIFVFTPKYSCIQEDCKGEMENGSIHIQNDYDRVVWWNKDLVQLREYCDFKRDEFILLSEEGYYGNLIPNLSKFWIPFKGKRKEQWVQELEKMIKLEQESDQAIVLHMIFNEIPRLDWTMIKQIPYQNGIYIMFEKGEDFHGMDRIVRIGTHRGPNRLLKRLRNHFVRERSRGSIFRKNIGRVFLEIDSKRSLQEQEKDSQKSASESKYANFTREKFTTELEAKISRYLRNNITFVCFPVDEKSDRLRLEEGIIASLNKYPTFGPSKNWFGLNSPISAIAKSGLWNKQGLQGKPLSDEELDRVKWLARFGNHY; from the coding sequence ATGAAAATTGCATTGATTCCATGTACTAGTAGAAAAATTGATTCATATCCAGCGGTAGACGGTTATTCAGAAATCCGTTCGTTTCAACTCGCCTATACATATGCAAAGCTTGTGGCAGATCAAATATTTGTTTTTACCCCTAAATATAGTTGTATACAGGAAGACTGCAAGGGCGAAATGGAAAATGGCTCAATCCATATACAAAATGATTATGATCGAGTCGTCTGGTGGAACAAGGATCTAGTCCAATTACGTGAATATTGTGATTTTAAACGTGATGAATTCATTCTGTTATCCGAAGAAGGATATTATGGAAATCTAATACCAAATTTGTCAAAATTTTGGATTCCATTTAAAGGAAAACGGAAAGAACAATGGGTTCAGGAGTTAGAAAAAATGATAAAACTTGAACAGGAATCAGATCAAGCGATTGTTCTTCATATGATTTTTAATGAAATTCCGAGATTGGATTGGACGATGATTAAACAGATTCCTTATCAAAATGGAATATACATTATGTTTGAAAAAGGTGAAGATTTTCATGGTATGGATCGAATTGTTCGCATTGGTACCCACCGAGGCCCAAATCGTCTCTTGAAAAGGTTGCGAAATCATTTTGTAAGGGAGCGTTCCCGAGGTAGTATTTTCCGGAAAAACATTGGTCGTGTATTTTTAGAAATAGATTCGAAACGATCTTTACAAGAGCAGGAAAAGGATAGTCAAAAATCTGCAAGTGAAAGTAAATACGCTAACTTCACTAGAGAAAAGTTTACAACGGAACTTGAAGCAAAAATTAGCCGATATTTAAGGAACAATATCACTTTTGTTTGTTTTCCGGTTGATGAAAAAAGCGATCGATTAAGATTAGAAGAAGGAATCATTGCATCACTGAATAAGTACCCAACATTTGGCCCAAGCAAAAATTGGTTCGGTTTGAATAGTCCAATTTCGGCAATTGCAAAAAGTGGTCTATGGAATAAACAAGGTTTACAAGGAAAGCCCTTATCTGACGAAGAATTGGATCGGGTTAAGTGGCTTGCGAGATTTGGAAATCACTATTAA
- a CDS encoding response regulator transcription factor gives MIRILIADDQALIRDGLQTIIEMQEDMEVVGVAENGYQACDLTEKLKPDLVLLDIKMPGMDGIESTKWIKKHVPDTVVLILTTFSEEQYIIDGLIGGASGYLVKDLSAEKIISSIRDAIQGQFMLPATIAAKLSARLAYLSGTLQSVINTDRLKSGEIHFTEREKEIILLMVEGKNNHEIAKTLFMSVGTVKNYISIIYQKIGTNDRAKAILLLKKMITD, from the coding sequence ATGATCCGTATTCTAATTGCGGATGATCAAGCGTTAATACGGGATGGTTTGCAAACGATTATCGAAATGCAAGAGGATATGGAAGTGGTCGGAGTGGCAGAAAATGGATATCAAGCTTGTGATCTTACGGAAAAACTCAAGCCTGATCTCGTTTTGTTGGACATTAAAATGCCGGGAATGGACGGAATTGAAAGTACGAAATGGATTAAGAAACATGTGCCGGACACCGTTGTGCTTATTTTGACCACATTTTCAGAGGAACAGTATATCATTGATGGATTGATTGGTGGAGCATCTGGTTATCTTGTCAAAGATTTATCGGCCGAGAAAATTATTAGTTCCATCCGTGATGCCATCCAAGGACAGTTTATGTTACCAGCAACGATTGCAGCAAAATTATCTGCTCGCCTTGCCTATTTATCGGGTACGTTACAATCTGTCATCAATACCGATCGATTAAAGTCCGGAGAAATTCACTTTACGGAGCGGGAAAAGGAAATTATTTTATTGATGGTAGAAGGAAAAAACAATCATGAAATTGCTAAGACTTTGTTCATGAGTGTCGGAACGGTTAAAAACTACATTAGTATTATTTACCAAAAAATTGGAACGAATGATCGTGCGAAAGCAATCTTACTGTTGAAAAAGATGATTACTGACTAA
- a CDS encoding sensor histidine kinase, translating into MEEYTGLKWFRFSLIYEILYKGERFLHGLLILLFCMAMVLSTRIRSVYEKAQKTAEELTELSNSLEQQVQERTKQLERTNQNLRSSMQKTAEALAEIAVLEDRNRIAQDMHDRTGHALTAALIQIEAAKLLMKKDVNLALEKLEATRESVSSGLDSIRETVRMMKHDYEERSLVLSIQKLIQETEAAVGIQVIYEPQTLPELDPITNKTLYLALQEGLTNGIRHGKATSFELSLKADENTIYFQLANNGEAYAGQKFGFGLNTMRERIERLNGTMHLETTELHPCVLRITLPIESNGDEKEGAQ; encoded by the coding sequence ATGGAGGAATACACCGGGTTAAAATGGTTTCGATTTTCCCTCATTTACGAAATATTGTATAAAGGGGAACGCTTTTTGCATGGCCTTTTAATCTTACTATTTTGCATGGCGATGGTTCTGAGTACAAGAATTCGTAGCGTGTATGAAAAGGCACAAAAGACGGCAGAAGAATTGACCGAATTGAGTAATTCCTTGGAACAACAGGTGCAAGAACGTACAAAACAGTTGGAACGGACAAATCAAAATCTCCGTTCCTCGATGCAAAAAACGGCGGAAGCTTTAGCCGAAATTGCTGTATTGGAAGATCGCAACCGGATTGCCCAAGACATGCATGATCGAACGGGTCACGCTTTAACGGCTGCCTTGATCCAGATCGAAGCGGCTAAATTGTTGATGAAAAAGGATGTAAATTTAGCCCTTGAGAAGTTGGAGGCGACACGAGAATCGGTGTCCAGTGGTTTAGACAGTATTCGTGAAACCGTACGAATGATGAAGCACGATTATGAAGAGCGCTCACTTGTTTTATCCATCCAAAAGTTGATCCAGGAAACAGAAGCGGCAGTCGGTATTCAGGTCATTTATGAACCGCAAACTTTGCCCGAATTGGATCCGATTACAAATAAAACGTTATACCTCGCTTTACAAGAAGGGTTGACGAATGGAATCCGACACGGGAAAGCGACGAGTTTTGAGCTTTCTTTAAAGGCGGATGAGAACACTATATACTTTCAATTGGCCAATAATGGAGAAGCATATGCCGGTCAGAAATTTGGCTTCGGTTTGAATACAATGAGAGAACGAATCGAACGATTGAACGGAACGATGCACCTAGAAACGACCGAATTGCATCCTTGTGTTCTTCGCATCACGTTGCCGATTGAATCGAACGGTGATGAAAAGGAGGGGGCACAATGA
- a CDS encoding RNA-guided endonuclease InsQ/TnpB family protein, giving the protein MKLYDNNHSVFSKAYQFRLYPTKEQEHLLVKTFGCVRFVYNKMLEERIQIYEKFKDDKEALKKQKFPTPAKYKKKFPWLKEVDSLALANVQLNLQKAFQNFFSGRVGFPKFKNRKTKQSYTTNVVNGNIKLSDGYIKLPKLKWIKFKQHREIPAHHIIKACTITKTKTGKYYVSILTESEHQPVPKEVQTVVGLDFSMNTLYVDSEGKRANYPRFYRKALETLAKEQCILSRRKKGSNRWHKQRLKVAKLHEKIANQRKDFLHKESHKLAKRYDCVVIEDLNMKGMSQALHFGQSVHDNGWGMFTSFLQYKLGEQGKKLIKIDKWFPSSKTCSCCGQVRESLSLSERTFRCECGFESDRDVNAAINIKHEGMKRLAIA; this is encoded by the coding sequence ATGAAATTATACGATAATAACCATTCAGTGTTCAGCAAAGCCTATCAGTTCCGTCTGTACCCAACAAAAGAACAAGAACATCTGCTCGTCAAAACCTTTGGTTGTGTCCGTTTCGTTTACAACAAAATGCTTGAAGAACGCATACAAATTTATGAAAAGTTCAAAGACGACAAAGAAGCTTTGAAAAAACAAAAATTTCCGACCCCTGCCAAGTACAAAAAGAAGTTTCCTTGGCTAAAAGAAGTGGATAGCCTTGCGCTGGCAAACGTCCAATTGAATTTGCAGAAAGCGTTTCAAAACTTCTTTTCTGGTCGTGTTGGATTTCCAAAGTTCAAAAACCGCAAGACGAAACAGTCGTACACTACAAATGTGGTGAATGGCAACATTAAGCTTTCAGATGGCTATATCAAGTTACCCAAACTGAAATGGATCAAGTTCAAGCAACATCGGGAGATTCCTGCCCACCATATCATCAAGGCTTGTACGATCACGAAAACAAAAACAGGAAAATACTATGTTTCTATTCTCACAGAGTCCGAACATCAACCTGTACCAAAAGAAGTGCAAACGGTTGTTGGGCTTGATTTTTCCATGAATACGCTGTATGTCGATAGCGAGGGTAAGAGAGCCAATTATCCTCGATTCTATCGTAAAGCATTGGAAACATTAGCGAAGGAACAGTGCATTCTATCACGCAGAAAGAAAGGCTCTAATCGTTGGCATAAACAGCGTCTGAAAGTTGCAAAGCTACATGAAAAAATTGCGAACCAACGAAAAGACTTTCTGCATAAGGAATCACACAAATTAGCAAAACGATATGATTGTGTCGTGATCGAAGACCTCAACATGAAAGGTATGTCACAAGCCCTCCATTTCGGTCAAAGCGTTCATGACAACGGCTGGGGCATGTTCACCTCTTTCCTTCAGTACAAGTTGGGAGAACAGGGGAAGAAACTGATCAAAATCGACAAATGGTTCCCCTCATCCAAAACGTGTTCGTGTTGCGGTCAAGTCAGGGAGTCTCTATCGCTTTCTGAGCGTACATTCCGCTGTGAATGTGGATTTGAGAGCGACAGGGACGTCAATGCGGCAATCAATATCAAACATGAGGGCATGAAACGATTAGCGATAGCCTAA
- a CDS encoding anti-repressor SinI family protein has protein sequence MVEKSQVTERAQLQKTTVIQKYLDPEWVELIKEAKRYGMTIDEIRKFLTSFRKKSPTSKRSESVR, from the coding sequence ATGGTGGAAAAAAGTCAGGTAACCGAAAGGGCCCAGTTACAAAAAACGACGGTAATTCAAAAATATTTAGATCCTGAGTGGGTGGAATTAATCAAAGAGGCGAAGCGATATGGTATGACAATCGATGAAATTAGAAAATTTTTAACATCTTTCCGAAAGAAGTCTCCCACTTCTAAACGAAGTGAAAGTGTGAGATGA
- a CDS encoding NUDIX hydrolase, which translates to MMKEVWDAYDRDGNQLGFDLIRDEPIPEGVYHIVVEVYAVTENHEVLMTQRHPNKPLPLKWEITGGSILKGETPEQGAIRELMEETGIEVTESDLNFVYSYVHENNRSIYKCFVVFISKEQTKIQLQEGETVHYRYITYKAFKQFMKTEDYVPGGRDRFYAHEEKFDMFIHQNGFK; encoded by the coding sequence ATGATGAAAGAAGTTTGGGATGCTTATGATCGAGACGGTAATCAGTTAGGGTTCGATCTAATTAGAGATGAACCGATTCCAGAAGGCGTTTATCACATCGTTGTAGAAGTTTATGCCGTAACGGAAAATCATGAGGTTTTAATGACGCAAAGACATCCGAATAAGCCATTGCCGTTAAAATGGGAAATCACTGGTGGCTCAATATTAAAAGGGGAAACACCAGAACAAGGCGCTATTAGAGAACTTATGGAAGAAACTGGAATCGAAGTAACAGAATCTGATTTGAATTTTGTATATTCATATGTTCATGAAAACAATCGCTCAATTTATAAATGTTTTGTTGTGTTTATAAGTAAAGAACAAACGAAAATTCAATTGCAAGAAGGGGAAACGGTTCATTATCGGTATATTACATATAAAGCGTTCAAACAATTTATGAAAACAGAAGATTATGTACCTGGAGGCAGAGACCGATTTTATGCTCATGAAGAAAAATTTGATATGTTTATTCATCAAAATGGGTTCAAATAG
- a CDS encoding DUF4181 domain-containing protein: protein MFLIVAVVLYFRIVYFVKTKWNINIFSSLIYKHVNKVHKAIELSIGIISIVAFYLVIFIYQKNMQPHYILIPLILIYLVRTIMEWKVDKKEYMISGLSVAFLLFVFIITDYFYV from the coding sequence ATGTTTTTAATAGTTGCTGTTGTTCTATACTTCAGGATCGTGTATTTTGTCAAAACAAAGTGGAATATAAACATATTTTCGTCGTTAATCTATAAACATGTAAATAAGGTGCATAAAGCGATCGAATTAAGCATTGGAATTATATCCATTGTAGCCTTCTATTTAGTAATTTTTATATATCAAAAAAACATGCAGCCGCATTATATTTTAATTCCTTTGATTCTAATATATCTCGTACGAACGATTATGGAATGGAAAGTTGATAAGAAGGAATACATGATAAGTGGATTAAGTGTAGCGTTTTTATTATTCGTATTTATAATCACTGATTATTTTTACGTTTAA